One genomic segment of Theobroma cacao cultivar B97-61/B2 chromosome 6, Criollo_cocoa_genome_V2, whole genome shotgun sequence includes these proteins:
- the LOC18595946 gene encoding photosystem I reaction center subunit VI, chloroplastic produces the protein MASVATLAAVQPTTIKGLGGSSLSGTKLFVKPSRQSFKPKNYRAGAVVAKYGDKSVYFDLEDLGNTTGQWDLYGSDASSPYNSLQSKFFETFAAPFTKRGLLLKFLLLGGGSLLLFLSATASDDLLPIKKGPQLPPKPGPRGKI, from the exons ATGGCTTCTGTTGCAACCTTAGCTGCTGTTCAACCCACGACCATCAAGGGCCTTGGTGGAAGCTCCCTCAGTGGAACCAAGCTCTTTGTCAAGCCAAGTCGCCAGAGTTTCAAACCCAAAAACTACAG GGCTGGTGCTGTGGTAGCAAAGTATGGTGATAAGAGCGTGTACTTTGATTTGGAGGATTTGGGCAACACAACAGGGCAATGGGACTTGTATGGGTCTGATGCTTCTTCACCATACAACTCTCTTCAG AGCAAGTTCTTTGAGACATTTGCAGCTCCATTCACCAAGAGAGGATTGTTGCTCAAGTTCCTGCTCTTGGGAGGTGGTTCCCTCCTTCTTTTCCTCAGTGCCACTGCTTCTGATGACCTTCTACCAATCAAGAAGGGCCCACAACTTCCACCAAAGCCTGGGCCACGTGGCAAGATCTAA